A stretch of DNA from Gimesia chilikensis:
GATTTCAATTTCGATCACGCCGATCTGCATACCGAAGAGTCTGCAGAACCGCAGTCCCTGTCTACCAGTTCGTCTCACGGCGATCAGGCGAAGGTACTGCGTGGACTGATGGAGCAGCGTCAGCCGGGTGTGATAGAAAAATCGAAATCGACACGCTGTCGCACCCTGGCGGTCTGCAGTGGTAAAGGGGGTGTGGGGAAATCGGTGATCTCACTGAACCTGGCACTGGCCCTGGCCAAAACCGGCGCTTCGGTCTGCCTGATGGACATCAACCTGGCGTTAGGTAACATCGACTTACTCTGTCGACTGAACGGTTACTGGAATCTTTCGCATGTGGTAAGTGGTGCCCGATCACTTAAGGAAATTCAACTGGAAGGACCGCTGGGCATCAACGTGATTACCGGCGCCAGCGGCCTGACTGATCTCGCGGACTGTTCAGAAGCAGTTCGCCGCGATGTACTGGGTCAGATGCAGGAACTGGAAGCGACGCATGATTATCTGATTCTGGATAACGGTACCGGCATCCATCGCAGTATCCGCCAGTTCGTCACATCTGCAGACGATGTATTGATCGTGACGACTCCCGAACCAACGGCGATCGCGGATGCTTATGCGACGATCAAGTCCCTCTCAACAATTCAATCACTGGAAATCCAGACCCTGGTCAATCAATGCACTTCTCTCGACCAGGGCGATAAGGTATTTCAGCAACTTCAAAAAACTACCGAACTGTTTTTGCACACCGGTCTGAGTCAGGCAGGGCAGATCCCCCACGATCTGCAGGTCGTTCAATCGGTTTACGATCGGGATCCGCTGGTGCTCAGTCATCCGCAGAGCCCGGCTGCCGAGGCGATCTTCCGCCTGGCCCGGCATGTGATCGATGTGCGTAAAACAAAGGAACAAAACAAACAAGAGTCTTACTTTCCGCGACTTTGGCAGCGTCTGCTGGGCGAAGCCGCATAAACTTGAAAATCAGGATGGAAACACCGGGAACATACTCTCTCATCTCTCTCATTCCCGTTCTTTCCTGGCCTTCACGTCACGTCTAACTTGTAAACCCCTGACAATTGATTCCATTCGCGTGCGTGCAGACGCTGGTCTGTTACTGCGCTATCCAACCAGTTTTCAAGCCCAAACTTAGGGCCTGAACTCAGTGATCGCGTTACGCACCGGGAACGGTCTGAAATGTTAGGTTTTAACGATTAATCAAATTGTAGGAGAAAGGTTAAATTTTCTAAGGCAGGACACCGATATTAAAAGACAGAGGTGTGAAGTTCTCTCCTGAAAGTGAAGAGAGTTTCATCCCGACGTTTTTCGAACTCTATCCGGGAATATTCTGTGGCCCTGCATTATGCATTTCGATTATCGCTGATCGCTTTTGCGACTGAATCAGTACGAGGAATCTTTTCTCATACTGATTTCCTTGGAGCGACCCAATCCGCACTCATAGCTGCAGTCATATTTTTTGGTCTTGGCCTGGTGTTCGGAGAAGTTGCCTCCCGTCTGGTTGAAGAATCAGTACGGGCGAGTTTTGAAAAATGGAAAACAAATCTTGAATAAGAATAAAAAGTAACCGCAGTCATTCATTTTATATCGTGCCTATTTGAAACGACTGTAAGTTGATCACGGAGGAGTAAATGGCCATCAAAGCCAGTGAAGAAATCGCAGAGATCTGGAAGGAATTCAAGCAGGATCAATCCAACCAGACACTCCGCAATAAATTGATTGAGCAATATGTTCCCCTGGTTCGTTATAATGCAGAACGAGTCTGGGCGAAGCTCCCTGAAGGGGTCGATTTAAACGACTTGATCTCAGCTGGTGTATTCGGGTTAATGGATGCCATCAATGCATTCGATCTGGAACGGGGCGTTAAGTTTGAAACTTACTGCGTTCCCCGTATCCGTGGCGCCATGCTGGACGAACTGCGTACCATGGACTGGGTTCCCCGTCTGGTGCGGAGTAAGGCCAGTAAGCTGGAAGCCGCCCGCAAGGCAGCCGAAGCAGAACATGGTCGCCCGCCGGCGGACGAGGAAATTGCCCGGAAGATGCAGTTGTCTCGCAAAGAGTTCG
This window harbors:
- a CDS encoding P-loop NTPase, producing the protein MAPAVNDFNFDHADLHTEESAEPQSLSTSSSHGDQAKVLRGLMEQRQPGVIEKSKSTRCRTLAVCSGKGGVGKSVISLNLALALAKTGASVCLMDINLALGNIDLLCRLNGYWNLSHVVSGARSLKEIQLEGPLGINVITGASGLTDLADCSEAVRRDVLGQMQELEATHDYLILDNGTGIHRSIRQFVTSADDVLIVTTPEPTAIADAYATIKSLSTIQSLEIQTLVNQCTSLDQGDKVFQQLQKTTELFLHTGLSQAGQIPHDLQVVQSVYDRDPLVLSHPQSPAAEAIFRLARHVIDVRKTKEQNKQESYFPRLWQRLLGEAA
- a CDS encoding FliA/WhiG family RNA polymerase sigma factor, which translates into the protein MAIKASEEIAEIWKEFKQDQSNQTLRNKLIEQYVPLVRYNAERVWAKLPEGVDLNDLISAGVFGLMDAINAFDLERGVKFETYCVPRIRGAMLDELRTMDWVPRLVRSKASKLEAARKAAEAEHGRPPADEEIARKMQLSRKEFEKLKSEANAVGLVSLNKKWYETDSYKDVREVDILEDAKGEDPTKSIQKRDLMRLVTKGLNRNERLIIILYYYEELTMKEIGSTLGLSESRVSQMHSSIVNRLKEQLGRRRPEFA